From one Deinococcus aetherius genomic stretch:
- a CDS encoding SMP-30/gluconolactonase/LRE family protein, giving the protein MLSSVPRRSAARSPRRVTPVALGLLAAGAAVFLVWPSPIRPVAWTPAPALPPTGVLAPNDALRAGEWIGTGRLHRPEDVAFDAQGRMYVGSRDEVSGQGATGAGDLNPRIERVTFAPDGSARVEEWVRLPGGGPLDLRFDHAGNLLVASWGQGLLSISPGRQVRVLVPEGQVIGGEPFGFADGVAAHPDGRVFFTQGTRGAYTPDKAVLDVLSGRPGGRLLEYTPRTGAVRVLIPDLSFGNGVVLAPDGSFVLVADQYRYRIRRYWLTGARAGTEDVFIDNLPGFVHNLSLDDVGVLWIAVNRPRNPLADRLAPYPWLKAQVAKLPSALFNAPPSRDESRRGEGSVLAVDLRGRPLLSLQNPPRRLNFLSSAVYHGGFLYLGSIDGGPVLRVPLPARPLPGGETR; this is encoded by the coding sequence ATGCTGTCGTCTGTCCCCAGGCGGTCTGCCGCCCGTTCCCCTCGCCGGGTTACCCCGGTAGCCCTGGGTCTGCTCGCCGCCGGGGCCGCCGTGTTCCTCGTGTGGCCGAGCCCCATCCGGCCGGTCGCCTGGACGCCCGCCCCCGCGCTGCCCCCCACGGGCGTGCTCGCCCCGAACGACGCCCTGCGCGCGGGCGAGTGGATCGGCACGGGCCGCCTCCACCGTCCCGAGGACGTCGCCTTCGACGCTCAGGGCCGGATGTACGTCGGCTCGCGCGACGAGGTGAGCGGGCAGGGGGCCACGGGCGCGGGCGACCTCAACCCGCGCATCGAACGCGTCACCTTCGCGCCGGACGGCAGCGCCCGCGTCGAGGAGTGGGTGCGCCTGCCCGGCGGCGGGCCGCTCGACCTGCGCTTCGATCACGCCGGGAACCTGCTCGTCGCCTCGTGGGGCCAGGGCCTGCTGTCGATCAGCCCCGGGCGGCAGGTGCGCGTCCTCGTGCCGGAGGGCCAGGTCATCGGCGGCGAGCCGTTCGGCTTTGCCGACGGGGTGGCCGCCCACCCGGACGGGCGCGTCTTCTTCACCCAGGGCACGCGCGGTGCGTACACCCCAGATAAGGCGGTGCTCGACGTGCTCTCCGGGCGACCCGGCGGTCGCCTGCTGGAGTACACCCCGCGCACGGGGGCGGTGCGGGTCCTGATCCCCGACCTGTCCTTCGGCAACGGGGTGGTGCTCGCGCCCGACGGGTCGTTCGTGCTCGTGGCCGACCAGTACCGCTACCGCATTCGCCGGTACTGGCTGACCGGGGCGCGGGCGGGGACCGAGGACGTCTTTATCGACAACCTGCCGGGGTTCGTCCACAACCTGTCCCTCGACGACGTGGGGGTGCTGTGGATCGCCGTCAACCGGCCGCGCAACCCCCTGGCGGACCGTCTCGCGCCGTACCCCTGGCTCAAGGCGCAGGTCGCCAAGCTGCCGAGCGCGTTGTTCAACGCCCCGCCCAGCCGGGACGAGTCGCGGCGCGGAGAGGGCTCGGTGCTCGCCGTGGACCTGCGGGGACGGCCGCTGCTGAGTCTCCAGAACCCGCCCCGGAGGCTCAACTTCCTCAGCTCGGCGGTGTATCACGGGGGCTTTCTCTACCTCGGCAGCATCGACGGCGGTCCGGTCCTGCGCGTCCCGCTGCCCGCGCGGCCCCTTCCCGGCGGGGAGACGCGGTGA
- a CDS encoding MarR family transcriptional regulator produces MNDSILSNGVLHLLDPQAAPRLMNGWEMRYLAPFLGREATMSQAARELEVSVSRMHYQVRRLQAEGLLRVVRVERRGRRELKVYRAVADRIFIPFERMPSENVEVALARADQPWLTLFLRSLARVWREHPGPWGMRFERTGSGHVRASIVPHPDSAAGLEEEALPALFLGGWITDLHLDFEDARALRRELGEVLERYVGRGGSGRYLLQLRLGPLLEDPGTLPKVTLR; encoded by the coding sequence ATGAACGACTCCATTTTGAGCAACGGCGTCCTGCACCTTCTGGACCCGCAGGCCGCCCCGCGCCTGATGAACGGCTGGGAGATGCGCTACCTCGCCCCCTTCCTGGGCCGCGAGGCCACCATGAGCCAGGCGGCGCGTGAGCTGGAGGTCAGCGTGTCGCGCATGCACTACCAGGTGCGCAGGCTCCAGGCCGAGGGCCTGCTGCGGGTCGTGCGGGTGGAGCGCCGGGGTCGGCGCGAACTCAAGGTGTACCGCGCGGTCGCCGACCGTATCTTCATCCCCTTCGAGCGCATGCCCAGCGAGAACGTGGAGGTCGCGCTCGCCCGGGCCGACCAGCCGTGGCTGACGCTCTTTCTGCGCTCGCTCGCCCGGGTGTGGCGTGAACACCCGGGGCCGTGGGGCATGCGCTTCGAGCGCACCGGGAGCGGGCACGTCCGGGCGAGCATCGTGCCGCACCCCGACAGCGCTGCCGGGCTGGAGGAGGAAGCCCTGCCCGCCCTGTTCCTGGGCGGCTGGATCACCGACCTGCACCTCGACTTCGAGGACGCCCGGGCCCTGCGCCGCGAGCTCGGCGAGGTGCTGGAGCGCTACGTCGGGCGCGGCGGCTCCGGGCGCTACCTGCTGCAACTCCGGCTCGGCCCCCTCTTGGAAGACCCGGGAACGCTGCCCAAAGTCACGCTGCGCTGA
- a CDS encoding MFS transporter has product MMPTLRTRDKLLYGPADFGGNLVGVVGNTWLLYYLVNIAGLAPLLAGLAFLAGRLFDALVDPAIGALSDRLRNRRGRLWFTRVFAVPAGALFGALWLVPFAPEGGRFVLAALGFMALSALYSLATIPYLALGPELTPDSDERTGLNAYRLAFSMLATLVGVALPPLIVLGVTGARDLAASPPAGWVVVGVLSAVAASGALLVTGFGVREPGRGGARGEEGSAPPLTLRSVRELLGTFGLGPLLGAFLLITVALMVTNSILPFFLESVLRLPGALQAPLLGGLFLVAILGFGGWNVLSGRLGKRVGLLLGLGLMIVSLLLYVYAVPRGVVSPQLIGTIVLNGLGLAAVSLFPWAMLPDVLEFDELRSGVRREGLLYALLLLGLKAAGSLGVFSNALVTSLLGYVAGQATQSPETVRGIALMMGPVAAAVYLLALVFVWRYPITRENHARAREQLAARASPAPLAPGD; this is encoded by the coding sequence ATGATGCCCACGCTGCGCACCCGTGACAAGCTGCTCTACGGCCCCGCCGACTTCGGGGGCAACCTCGTGGGGGTGGTGGGCAACACCTGGCTGCTGTACTACCTCGTGAACATCGCGGGGCTGGCGCCGCTGCTGGCGGGCCTCGCCTTCCTCGCCGGGCGGCTGTTCGACGCGCTCGTGGACCCCGCCATCGGGGCGCTGTCCGACCGGCTGCGGAACCGCAGGGGGCGGCTGTGGTTCACCCGCGTCTTCGCCGTGCCCGCCGGGGCCCTGTTCGGGGCCCTGTGGCTGGTGCCCTTCGCGCCGGAGGGGGGCCGCTTCGTGCTGGCGGCGCTGGGCTTCATGGCGCTCTCGGCGCTGTACTCGCTGGCGACCATCCCCTACCTCGCGCTGGGGCCCGAACTCACGCCCGACTCCGACGAGCGGACCGGCCTGAACGCCTACCGCCTCGCCTTTTCGATGCTCGCCACCCTCGTCGGCGTGGCGCTGCCGCCCCTGATCGTGCTGGGGGTGACGGGCGCGCGTGACCTCGCCGCCAGTCCACCCGCCGGGTGGGTGGTGGTGGGGGTCCTCTCGGCCGTCGCCGCCTCGGGCGCCCTGCTCGTCACGGGCTTCGGGGTGCGCGAGCCGGGGCGGGGCGGGGCGCGGGGAGAGGAGGGCTCGGCCCCGCCCCTCACCCTGAGGTCGGTGCGCGAGCTGCTGGGCACCTTCGGGTTGGGGCCGCTGCTCGGCGCGTTCCTGCTGATCACGGTCGCCCTGATGGTCACCAACTCCATCCTGCCCTTCTTCCTGGAGTCGGTGCTGCGGCTGCCGGGGGCGCTGCAAGCCCCGCTGCTGGGCGGCCTGTTCCTCGTCGCCATCCTGGGATTCGGGGGGTGGAACGTGCTGTCGGGGCGCCTGGGCAAGCGGGTGGGCCTGCTGCTGGGGCTGGGGCTGATGATCGTGAGCCTGCTGCTGTACGTCTACGCGGTGCCGCGCGGGGTGGTCTCGCCCCAGTTGATCGGCACCATCGTCCTGAACGGCCTCGGGCTCGCCGCAGTGTCCCTCTTTCCCTGGGCGATGCTGCCCGACGTGCTGGAGTTCGACGAACTGCGCAGCGGCGTGAGGCGCGAGGGCCTGCTGTACGCCCTGCTGCTGCTGGGTCTGAAGGCCGCCGGGTCGCTGGGGGTCTTTTCCAACGCGCTCGTGACGAGCCTGCTGGGCTACGTGGCGGGCCAGGCCACCCAGAGCCCGGAGACGGTGCGCGGCATCGCCCTGATGATGGGCCCGGTCGCGGCGGCCGTGTATCTCCTCGCCCTCGTGTTCGTGTGGCGCTACCCCATCACCCGCGAGAACCACGCCCGGGCCCGCGAGCAGCTCGCGGCGAGGGCATCCCCCGCCCCGCTCGCCCCCGGGGACTGA
- a CDS encoding haloalkane dehalogenase, producing the protein MTDILRTPDDCFRDLPGYAFAPHSLDDLPGYGGLRMHFLDEGPRDAPETFLCLHGQPTWSYLYRRMIPVFTQAGYRVVAPDLYGFGRSDKPVDDGVYSFDFHRNSLLHLIERLDLRNVTLVVQDWGGLLGLTLPMEMPGRFSRLLVMNTALATGDVRPNAAFYAWRTYSNTHPDMDVGTLLRRASQRISPEEARAYEAPFPDRLYKAGVRAFPRLVPTSPDAPGAETARLARSWWEVQLHIESFMAVGLRDPILGAGPMRHLRAHIRGCPPPLDLPHAGHFVQEDAGDEVARNALRAFGLLPGGADDHL; encoded by the coding sequence GTGACCGACATCCTGCGCACGCCCGACGACTGCTTCCGTGACCTGCCCGGCTATGCCTTCGCCCCGCACTCCCTCGACGACCTGCCCGGTTACGGGGGGCTGCGGATGCACTTCTTGGACGAGGGCCCCCGGGACGCCCCCGAGACCTTTCTCTGTCTGCACGGCCAGCCCACCTGGAGCTACCTGTACCGCCGCATGATCCCCGTGTTCACTCAGGCCGGTTACCGCGTCGTCGCCCCCGACCTCTACGGCTTCGGGCGCTCGGACAAGCCGGTGGACGACGGGGTGTACAGCTTCGACTTTCACCGGAACTCGCTGTTGCACCTCATCGAGCGGTTGGACCTACGCAATGTCACCCTGGTCGTGCAGGACTGGGGGGGACTGCTGGGCCTGACGCTTCCGATGGAGATGCCGGGAAGGTTCTCGCGCCTGCTGGTCATGAACACGGCGCTCGCTACCGGGGACGTGCGCCCGAACGCCGCCTTCTACGCCTGGCGGACGTACTCGAACACCCACCCCGATATGGACGTGGGCACCCTGCTGCGGCGGGCCTCGCAGCGGATCAGCCCTGAGGAGGCCCGGGCGTATGAGGCGCCCTTTCCTGACCGTCTTTACAAGGCGGGGGTGCGCGCCTTTCCCCGGCTGGTGCCAACTTCCCCAGATGCCCCTGGGGCTGAGACTGCGCGCCTGGCGCGGAGCTGGTGGGAGGTGCAGCTTCACATCGAGAGCTTCATGGCCGTCGGCCTGCGGGACCCGATCCTGGGCGCGGGCCCCATGCGGCACCTACGCGCCCACATTCGCGGCTGCCCGCCGCCGCTGGACCTGCCGCACGCGGGCCACTTCGTGCAGGAGGACGCGGGCGATGAGGTGGCCCGCAACGCCCTGCGCGCATTCGGCCTGCTGCCCGGAGGTGCTGATGACCACCTCTGA
- a CDS encoding flavin-containing monooxygenase has product MTTSESPAPHFEVAVIGTGFSGLGVAAGLKRAGITDFVVFERASDVGGTWRDNTYPGAACDTESNLYSFSFAPNPGWNHTYAPQPEILAYLRDTARRFGLLPHVRFQHAVRSAAWDDAEARWHIETSAGPFTARFLVSGHGPLAEPKWPDIPGLDTFPGPVFHSSRWRHDLDLTGKRVAVIGTGASAVQFVPEIAKQVGRLTVYQRSAPWIVPRLNRRVDARTQRLYRALPAAQLADRGRIAARRELLVLGFFDPGKERLVADVARAHLEAQVQDPELRAKLKPNYRVGCKRILVSDDYYPALTREGVELVTDPIREVRPEGVVTGDGTLREADAIVLGTGFHVAESPAARVFRGRDGRTLAEVWNGSPRAYRGTTVHGFPNLFLMVGPNTGLGHTSIVYMIEAQVAYLVSALCHLRREHLLALDVREDAQRAYNDRVQAELAKSVWVKGGCTSFYLDQHGQNVGLWPGFAFRYKAGLRRFDPGSYHFRLSPVPLGRSGVRAGAR; this is encoded by the coding sequence ATGACCACCTCTGAGTCCCCCGCGCCGCACTTCGAGGTGGCGGTGATCGGCACCGGCTTTTCCGGGCTCGGCGTGGCCGCTGGCCTCAAGCGGGCGGGAATAACCGATTTCGTGGTCTTCGAGCGCGCCTCGGACGTGGGCGGCACCTGGCGCGACAACACCTACCCCGGCGCGGCGTGCGACACCGAGTCCAACCTCTACTCCTTCTCGTTCGCGCCCAACCCGGGCTGGAACCACACCTACGCGCCCCAGCCCGAGATTCTGGCGTACCTGAGGGACACTGCCCGGCGCTTCGGTCTTCTCCCGCACGTCCGCTTCCAGCACGCGGTCAGGAGTGCGGCCTGGGACGATGCCGAGGCCCGCTGGCATATCGAGACGAGCGCGGGCCCCTTCACCGCCCGCTTCCTGGTTTCCGGCCACGGTCCCCTCGCCGAACCGAAGTGGCCGGACATCCCCGGCCTGGACACCTTTCCGGGCCCCGTCTTCCACTCGTCGCGCTGGCGGCACGACCTCGACCTGACGGGAAAGCGGGTGGCGGTGATCGGCACGGGCGCCTCGGCGGTGCAGTTCGTGCCCGAGATCGCGAAGCAGGTCGGGCGGCTGACCGTGTATCAACGCTCAGCCCCGTGGATCGTGCCGCGCCTGAACCGCCGGGTGGACGCGCGCACCCAGCGCCTGTACCGCGCCCTGCCCGCCGCGCAGCTCGCGGACCGTGGACGGATCGCCGCCCGGCGCGAACTCCTCGTGCTGGGCTTTTTCGACCCCGGCAAGGAGAGGCTCGTGGCGGACGTGGCTCGCGCCCACCTGGAGGCGCAGGTCCAGGACCCCGAGTTACGGGCGAAGCTCAAGCCGAACTACCGTGTGGGCTGCAAGCGCATCCTCGTCTCGGACGACTATTACCCGGCGCTGACCCGCGAGGGCGTCGAACTCGTGACGGACCCTATCCGGGAGGTCCGCCCGGAAGGGGTGGTCACCGGGGACGGCACCCTGCGCGAGGCCGACGCCATCGTCCTCGGGACCGGCTTCCACGTCGCCGAGTCGCCCGCCGCCCGGGTCTTCCGGGGACGGGATGGCCGCACGCTCGCCGAGGTCTGGAACGGCAGCCCGCGCGCGTACAGGGGCACGACGGTCCACGGCTTTCCCAACCTCTTCCTGATGGTGGGGCCGAACACCGGGCTGGGGCACACCTCCATCGTGTACATGATCGAGGCGCAGGTCGCCTATCTCGTGAGCGCGCTGTGCCACCTGCGCCGTGAACACCTCCTCGCCCTCGATGTGCGCGAGGACGCCCAGCGGGCCTACAACGACCGGGTGCAGGCGGAGTTGGCGAAGTCGGTCTGGGTGAAGGGAGGCTGCACGTCTTTCTACCTCGATCAGCATGGGCAGAACGTCGGGCTGTGGCCGGGTTTCGCCTTCCGCTATAAAGCGGGGTTGCGCCGCTTCGATCCCGGCAGCTACCACTTCCGCCTCAGCCCGGTGCCGCTGGGACGGTCCGGCGTCCGGGCGGGGGCGCGGTAA